Proteins from one Pseudomonas bijieensis genomic window:
- a CDS encoding TylF/MycF/NovP-related O-methyltransferase, translating into MAWLKKKLTGLSYRYLRGTVSWAHAKSPEIRHERLLPYSSYAPWCQDPSFEQALGLVERNTLVDKYRLFELWSLARQLDDLEGDFLEVGVWRGGSGCLLALASQRSGRTVFLADTFTGVVKASHLDTGYSGGEHSDTDIQRVQALAERCGVVDSVHILQGMFPEHNAEHVGQRLALLHIDVDVYESARSVLHWALPRLAIGAVVVFDDYGFYGCEGVTRLVNEFMVDNRDFRFVHNLNGHAVLIRVASGDQNV; encoded by the coding sequence ATGGCCTGGCTGAAGAAAAAATTGACCGGTCTCAGCTACCGCTATCTGCGCGGTACGGTTTCCTGGGCGCATGCCAAGTCACCTGAAATTCGTCATGAGCGGTTGTTGCCGTATTCGAGCTATGCGCCGTGGTGCCAGGACCCATCATTCGAGCAGGCCCTGGGCCTGGTCGAGCGCAACACGCTGGTGGATAAATACCGGCTGTTCGAACTCTGGTCCCTGGCTCGGCAACTGGATGACCTGGAAGGCGACTTTCTGGAAGTGGGGGTCTGGCGCGGTGGTTCAGGCTGCTTGTTGGCACTGGCAAGTCAACGATCTGGACGCACAGTGTTTTTGGCCGATACGTTCACTGGTGTGGTGAAAGCCAGCCATCTGGATACCGGCTACAGCGGCGGTGAGCACAGCGACACCGATATCCAGCGAGTCCAGGCGTTGGCTGAGCGCTGTGGCGTAGTCGACAGCGTGCACATACTCCAGGGCATGTTCCCCGAGCATAATGCAGAGCACGTCGGCCAGCGACTGGCGCTGTTGCACATCGACGTGGATGTTTACGAGTCGGCCCGCAGTGTCTTGCATTGGGCGTTGCCACGCTTGGCGATAGGCGCCGTGGTGGTGTTTGACGATTATGGTTTTTATGGTTGCGAAGGTGTGACCCGACTGGTCAACGAGTTCATGGTGGACAACCGGGACTTCCGTTTTGTGCACAACCTCAATGGTCACGCCGTATTGATACGGGTGGCCTCGGGAGACCAGAATGTTTGA
- a CDS encoding glycosyltransferase — protein MHRSLFAERPSPYYIMSPDYRRNSAGIRVLHMLCDALVRSGYEAYISSAVLNPRLMTPRLTNDVTALHKAQKVEPIVIYPEVVDGNPMGANVVVRYLLNQPGFLRAISPFEKDDILFSYTRELLQPGMTQDRVLYMPAVDVSIFCPPVDPTQRIPGKVCYYQGRQGKALIDPALLAADSIEITPGSPGSWEELAAVFQQCEFFYCSEPSGLAAEAALCGCVAVVIPSQYAPRPLSNHENNSYGVAWGNTPQAIETARQTAPLLRQSLLKHQENFWTSLDYFIEVTQTAALAYAARPIKCHDAHWLAARQPNVVQRRLVDQHLGHSQTPVFGIFILDPDGALLRLNETLESLAQHNGLPATFQPVVLTTADIACDNKRVFKFDPLEAVETLNRVIGEQVCDVFVIVHAGETFTASGLLSAALEMTATPDCRAIYADEVMRFEDGSLSLALRPDINLDLLLSFPASMARHWLLRRDVWLKMGGFTTAFPDAFELEFILRMIEASGFEGLGHMSEPLIVGDVLLLEDNVQERQVIERHLRARGFEASQVGSRLPGRYEVDYGHSTAPAVSILIVADGQLAHLQRCVDSLLENTGYGNYELLLLDRGNEDATMCSWLSGIEQLGIGHLRVLRFPAAFSPEVIRNQAVSDARGEFLLFLDASIGVIANGWLEQLLNHAMRPEVGCVGAKLIAGDGTIRHAGLVLGVGGTVSSPFARMPGDSDGYMQRLQVDQNYSALSGQCLMVRQALFAEVGGFDEELVPWADVDLCLKLQRAGYLNVWTPRVQMLVGESGAVEVTPAQLDRLYQRWLPALARDRAYNPNFSLENERTFRVGESSLSWQPLSTFASIPSVLAHPAGEPDSVRHRIVQPFNAMRDTGALEGALANQALSVVDVERYNPDVVVFQQYVRAEQLETMRQVKAFYPVLQGF, from the coding sequence ATGCATCGTTCATTGTTTGCCGAGAGGCCGAGTCCCTACTACATCATGTCGCCGGATTACCGGCGCAACTCAGCGGGTATTCGTGTTCTGCACATGCTGTGCGATGCATTGGTTCGTTCGGGTTATGAAGCCTATATTTCGTCCGCGGTCCTGAACCCGCGACTGATGACGCCGCGCCTGACCAACGACGTGACGGCATTGCACAAGGCGCAAAAGGTGGAGCCGATCGTCATCTATCCCGAGGTGGTGGACGGCAACCCAATGGGCGCCAATGTGGTTGTGCGCTACCTACTCAATCAACCCGGTTTTCTTCGGGCGATCAGTCCGTTCGAAAAAGACGACATCCTGTTTTCCTATACCCGAGAGTTGTTGCAACCGGGCATGACGCAAGACCGCGTGCTGTACATGCCCGCCGTCGATGTCAGCATTTTCTGCCCGCCGGTGGATCCCACGCAACGCATCCCGGGGAAAGTCTGTTATTACCAGGGCCGACAGGGCAAGGCCCTCATCGACCCGGCACTGCTGGCGGCGGACTCGATCGAAATCACCCCGGGAAGTCCGGGCTCCTGGGAGGAACTGGCGGCAGTTTTCCAGCAGTGCGAATTCTTCTATTGCTCGGAGCCTTCGGGCCTGGCTGCTGAAGCCGCCTTATGCGGTTGCGTTGCGGTGGTGATTCCCAGTCAATACGCCCCCCGGCCGTTGTCCAATCATGAAAACAATAGTTATGGCGTAGCGTGGGGCAATACACCGCAGGCCATCGAGACGGCTCGCCAGACGGCACCGCTTCTGCGTCAAAGCCTGTTGAAGCATCAGGAAAACTTCTGGACCTCGCTCGATTACTTCATCGAGGTAACACAGACCGCCGCGTTGGCCTATGCTGCCCGTCCCATCAAGTGCCACGACGCCCATTGGCTCGCGGCTCGCCAGCCAAATGTGGTGCAACGCAGGTTGGTCGACCAGCATCTGGGGCACTCCCAGACACCTGTTTTCGGCATTTTTATCCTGGATCCGGACGGTGCGCTCCTGCGGCTGAACGAAACCCTTGAAAGCCTTGCCCAACACAATGGCTTGCCTGCGACATTCCAGCCCGTCGTATTGACCACTGCCGATATTGCTTGCGACAACAAGCGGGTTTTCAAGTTCGACCCGCTTGAGGCGGTCGAAACCTTGAATCGGGTCATTGGTGAACAGGTATGCGATGTATTCGTCATTGTCCATGCCGGTGAAACGTTTACCGCCAGCGGTCTGCTGAGCGCAGCACTGGAGATGACGGCTACGCCTGATTGCCGGGCGATCTATGCTGATGAAGTTATGCGTTTTGAAGACGGCAGCCTGAGTTTGGCGTTGCGTCCGGATATCAACCTCGATCTGCTGCTCAGTTTCCCGGCCAGCATGGCGCGACATTGGCTGTTGCGCCGCGATGTCTGGCTGAAAATGGGTGGCTTCACGACAGCGTTTCCCGATGCTTTTGAACTCGAATTCATCCTTCGGATGATTGAGGCATCCGGGTTCGAGGGGTTGGGGCACATGAGCGAGCCGCTGATCGTCGGTGACGTTTTGCTGCTTGAGGATAATGTTCAGGAGCGGCAAGTCATCGAGCGCCATCTGCGTGCGCGCGGTTTCGAAGCGTCGCAGGTTGGCTCTCGATTGCCCGGACGCTACGAAGTGGATTATGGACACTCGACCGCGCCTGCGGTCAGTATCCTGATTGTGGCGGACGGACAACTGGCGCATCTACAGCGTTGCGTGGACAGCTTGCTGGAGAACACCGGCTACGGTAACTACGAGCTGCTGCTATTGGATCGCGGCAATGAAGACGCGACCATGTGTAGCTGGTTGTCGGGTATCGAACAACTGGGTATTGGCCATTTACGGGTGCTGCGATTCCCTGCGGCCTTTTCACCTGAAGTCATTCGAAACCAGGCGGTGAGTGACGCGCGCGGTGAGTTCCTGTTGTTTTTGGATGCCAGTATCGGAGTCATTGCCAATGGCTGGCTGGAGCAGTTACTTAACCATGCCATGCGCCCTGAAGTGGGGTGCGTTGGCGCCAAGTTGATTGCCGGAGACGGCACTATTCGCCATGCCGGCCTGGTGCTAGGGGTGGGTGGGACGGTTTCGAGCCCTTTCGCCCGGATGCCAGGCGACTCGGATGGCTACATGCAGCGTCTGCAGGTCGACCAGAATTATTCGGCGCTCAGTGGTCAGTGCTTGATGGTGCGTCAGGCGCTGTTTGCCGAGGTGGGTGGTTTCGATGAGGAGCTGGTTCCTTGGGCGGATGTCGATCTTTGCCTGAAACTTCAGCGAGCCGGTTATCTGAACGTATGGACGCCTCGTGTACAAATGCTTGTCGGTGAGTCTGGAGCGGTTGAGGTGACACCGGCTCAGTTGGACCGCCTCTACCAGCGCTGGTTGCCAGCGCTGGCCCGGGATCGTGCCTACAATCCAAATTTTTCCCTGGAGAACGAACGCACGTTCCGCGTTGGGGAGTCGTCGCTGTCCTGGCAGCCTTTGTCGACGTTTGCCTCGATTCCCTCCGTTCTGGCGCACCCGGCGGGCGAGCCTGACAGCGTCCGGCATCGAATCGTCCAACCATTCAATGCCATGCGTGATACAGGTGCTCTGGAGGGGGCTCTGGCCAACCAGGCGCTGTCAGTGGTTGATGTGGAGCGCTACAACCCGGACGTGGTGGTGTTCCAACAATACGTGCGTGCCGAGCAACTGGAAACCATGCGCCAGGTGAAGGCTTTTTACCCAGTCCTTCAAGGTTTTTGA
- a CDS encoding thiamine pyrophosphate-binding protein: MSTKMRVADYIMNRLAGLGIKQVYFLPGGGAMHLNDALGRHPDLEPILCLHEQAAGIAAEAAGKLTGGPSACMTTCGPGTTNAVTATLGAWLDSTPVFFISGQVKTADLKAGTGLRMLGVQEADIVSIVSSITKGAVTLTDPLAVAEVFDELEHAALTGRRGPVWLDVPLDVQAVQIDPDQLRRAKLPPVAAAIDVSESVSRTLELLKTAKRPGIIAGSGIRMAGAVEAFNALIESAGVPVMPTWLSMDLIEDDHPLFGGRPGSIAPRWANFTLQNCDLLIVLGSRLDMALTAYNHAHFAPYAKKVVVDIDPAEIAKLQMPVEVKVVADVKPFIEGLVAGIKAAALPDYSAWRSQIAAWRERYPLLQPEHADDNEGVSMYHFTDRLSDLLSEGDVIAPGSSGFASELFLLNLRLKKDQRCFHNRGTGSMGFGVPSAIGACLASGRKQTICVEGDGGVQLNIQELATLAAQNLPIKCFVINNQGYASIRTSQNMHFKLLVGADDTSGLKLPDLQQLSAAYGVGYARIDAHEGLDAALSDVLARSGPVICEVLVQVEEARVPRVMTRINEQGKPETGALEDLYPFLPRDEFNAQMAISERN; this comes from the coding sequence ATGAGTACCAAAATGCGTGTAGCTGACTACATCATGAATCGACTGGCGGGACTGGGCATCAAACAGGTGTATTTCCTGCCAGGTGGCGGCGCCATGCATTTGAACGATGCCCTGGGACGTCATCCCGACCTGGAGCCGATCCTCTGCCTGCATGAACAGGCGGCCGGCATCGCAGCCGAAGCGGCGGGCAAGCTGACCGGGGGGCCGAGCGCCTGCATGACCACATGCGGTCCGGGCACCACCAACGCGGTCACGGCGACCCTGGGTGCCTGGCTCGACTCCACGCCGGTATTTTTTATCTCCGGCCAAGTCAAGACCGCCGACTTGAAGGCCGGCACCGGTTTGCGCATGTTGGGCGTGCAGGAGGCCGACATCGTCTCCATCGTTTCCTCGATTACCAAGGGCGCGGTGACCTTGACCGACCCACTGGCGGTCGCTGAAGTGTTCGATGAGCTCGAACATGCTGCGCTGACTGGCCGTCGTGGTCCGGTCTGGCTCGACGTACCGCTGGATGTACAAGCGGTCCAGATCGATCCTGATCAATTACGCCGTGCCAAATTGCCGCCGGTTGCCGCAGCCATCGATGTCAGCGAGTCGGTGAGCCGTACGCTTGAGTTGCTCAAGACCGCCAAACGTCCGGGCATCATTGCCGGTAGCGGTATTCGCATGGCCGGTGCTGTCGAGGCTTTCAATGCATTGATCGAGAGTGCGGGCGTCCCCGTCATGCCGACGTGGCTGTCCATGGACTTGATCGAGGATGATCATCCACTCTTCGGCGGTCGTCCTGGCTCGATCGCGCCGCGCTGGGCGAACTTCACCCTGCAGAATTGCGACCTGTTGATTGTGTTGGGCTCGCGCCTGGACATGGCGCTCACTGCCTATAACCACGCGCATTTCGCACCCTATGCCAAGAAGGTCGTGGTCGATATCGACCCGGCGGAAATCGCCAAGCTGCAGATGCCGGTTGAAGTCAAAGTCGTGGCTGACGTCAAGCCGTTCATCGAAGGGCTCGTGGCGGGCATCAAGGCCGCCGCACTGCCGGATTATTCCGCCTGGCGCTCGCAGATCGCGGCCTGGCGCGAGCGGTATCCCTTGCTGCAACCTGAGCACGCCGACGACAACGAAGGCGTGAGCATGTATCACTTCACCGATCGCCTGTCGGACCTGCTGAGCGAAGGCGATGTGATCGCCCCGGGCAGTTCCGGTTTCGCCTCGGAACTGTTCCTGCTCAATCTGCGCTTGAAGAAGGATCAGCGCTGCTTCCACAACCGCGGCACCGGCTCGATGGGCTTTGGCGTGCCGTCGGCTATCGGTGCGTGTCTTGCCTCGGGTCGCAAGCAGACGATCTGTGTGGAGGGCGATGGCGGCGTGCAGCTCAATATTCAGGAACTGGCAACGCTGGCCGCGCAGAACCTGCCGATCAAGTGTTTCGTGATCAACAACCAGGGCTACGCCTCCATCCGTACGTCGCAGAACATGCACTTCAAACTCCTGGTCGGCGCCGATGACACCAGCGGCCTGAAACTGCCCGACCTGCAGCAATTGTCCGCCGCCTATGGCGTGGGCTATGCACGCATCGACGCCCACGAGGGGCTGGACGCCGCGCTGAGTGACGTACTCGCGCGCAGTGGTCCGGTGATCTGCGAGGTACTGGTCCAGGTCGAAGAGGCGCGGGTGCCGCGCGTGATGACCCGTATCAACGAACAGGGCAAGCCGGAAACCGGTGCGCTGGAAGACCTTTACCCATTCCTGCCACGCGACGAATTCAATGCGCAGATGGCGATTTCGGAGCGCAACTGA
- a CDS encoding N-acetylneuraminate synthase family protein, producing MSKQIFSIDGITIGEDHTFVIAEVGNNHNGSVELARQLVDASIDAGADCVKFQLRNREALYRRKADGSRAEDLGVEYIQDLLDKVELSVDEHRLIRDYCAQKGISYICTPWDEPSVDVLAGFDVPALKIASADLCNPYLIAKAASLGKPLILSTGMSLEHEIERAIEQLNGLGVPFALLHCNSTYPAPETDIQLGYLARLRELHGLIGYSGHERGTAISIAAVALGAKLIERHITLDRGMEGPDHLASLEPEEFRQLVEGIRQVEKALPWAGPGRHASQGELLNRENLGKSVIAARAIEPGETFTQDMLRVASPGQGLPPYRLADLLGKQAGRAVAQGDFLFDSDLVAQQVIRREYAMPILWGVPVRYHDFLQYDQWIKPDLFEFHLSYRDLGVEPHAYLRTVECSRLVVHAPELFENSELLDLVADDLEYRQRSIANLQRVVDATLQIAEFFPNADSLLIVANVGGFSADEPFPVSHRAELYRRFRESCAQIDFGRTELIPQNMAPFPWHFGGQRHQNIFMMPQELAEQAKAMNMRLCLDLSHLQMACFHFGLDFQAALALLLPHSAHLHVADAKGSNGEGVLMGTGDVDWPATWAQLKDYPQVSFIPEVWQGHKDHGAGFWSALEFLNKLN from the coding sequence ATGAGCAAGCAGATATTCAGCATCGATGGGATCACCATTGGTGAGGACCACACTTTTGTCATCGCGGAAGTGGGCAACAACCATAACGGCTCGGTGGAGCTGGCCCGGCAACTGGTGGACGCCTCCATCGACGCGGGCGCCGACTGCGTGAAGTTCCAGCTGCGCAACCGCGAAGCCCTGTACCGGCGCAAGGCCGATGGCTCGCGCGCTGAAGACTTGGGTGTGGAATACATTCAAGACTTGTTGGATAAAGTCGAACTGAGCGTGGATGAACATCGGCTGATTCGCGACTATTGCGCGCAAAAGGGCATCAGTTATATCTGCACCCCTTGGGACGAGCCGAGTGTGGACGTGCTGGCCGGTTTCGACGTGCCAGCGCTGAAAATCGCCTCCGCCGATCTCTGCAACCCTTATCTGATCGCCAAGGCCGCGTCTCTGGGCAAGCCGTTGATCCTGTCGACCGGCATGTCCCTGGAGCATGAGATCGAGCGCGCCATCGAGCAGTTGAACGGCTTGGGCGTACCGTTCGCATTGCTGCATTGCAACAGCACCTACCCGGCACCGGAAACCGATATCCAGCTCGGTTACCTGGCACGCCTTCGTGAGCTGCACGGCCTGATCGGTTACTCCGGTCATGAACGTGGCACTGCCATCAGCATCGCCGCCGTGGCGCTGGGCGCCAAGCTAATCGAGCGCCACATCACCCTTGATCGCGGCATGGAAGGCCCGGACCACCTCGCCAGCCTGGAACCGGAAGAGTTCCGCCAACTGGTCGAAGGCATCCGTCAGGTCGAGAAAGCGTTGCCGTGGGCCGGTCCGGGACGCCACGCCAGCCAGGGCGAATTGCTCAACCGCGAAAACCTCGGCAAAAGCGTGATCGCCGCCCGCGCCATCGAGCCTGGCGAAACGTTCACCCAGGACATGCTGCGCGTCGCCAGTCCGGGCCAGGGTCTGCCGCCGTATCGACTGGCCGACCTGCTGGGCAAGCAAGCCGGACGGGCCGTTGCCCAGGGCGATTTCCTGTTCGACAGCGATCTGGTCGCCCAGCAAGTGATCCGTCGCGAATACGCCATGCCGATTCTCTGGGGCGTGCCGGTTCGTTATCACGACTTCCTGCAATACGACCAGTGGATCAAGCCCGACCTGTTCGAATTCCATCTGTCCTACCGCGACCTCGGTGTGGAGCCACACGCATACCTGCGGACCGTGGAATGCTCGCGCCTGGTGGTCCATGCGCCCGAGCTGTTCGAAAACAGCGAACTGCTGGATCTGGTGGCCGATGACCTGGAATACCGCCAGCGCTCCATTGCCAACCTGCAACGGGTGGTGGATGCGACTTTGCAGATCGCCGAGTTTTTCCCCAACGCCGATTCGTTGTTGATCGTAGCGAACGTCGGCGGCTTCTCGGCTGACGAACCCTTCCCGGTCAGTCATCGGGCCGAGCTGTATCGACGCTTTCGCGAGTCCTGCGCCCAGATCGATTTTGGCCGTACCGAACTGATCCCGCAGAACATGGCGCCGTTCCCGTGGCACTTCGGCGGGCAACGCCACCAGAACATTTTCATGATGCCGCAGGAGCTGGCCGAGCAGGCAAAGGCCATGAACATGCGCCTGTGCCTGGATCTCTCGCATTTGCAAATGGCCTGTTTCCATTTCGGCCTGGACTTCCAGGCGGCGCTGGCCCTGTTGCTGCCGCATTCGGCGCACCTGCATGTGGCGGATGCCAAGGGCAGTAACGGCGAAGGTGTCCTGATGGGCACCGGAGACGTGGACTGGCCGGCCACTTGGGCGCAGCTCAAGGATTATCCACAGGTGAGTTTCATTCCCGAAGTGTGGCAAGGCCACAAGGATCACGGTGCCGGATTCTGGTCGGCGCTTGAATTCCTGAACAAATTGAATTGA
- a CDS encoding FkbM family methyltransferase — MFEGQRFDHVLVYGARLAGQRVQAYLADQDIRVSAFLDRDTSLNQVDGISVASAQDWATRHDPATACVVIGLFNNYVDVGEVVTQLQQLGYGYVVSLVEFVRHFPEGQPFRYWLVDPRYYEANADRIAHLRENLADEISRELLDRIVDFRISGDYSRLPAPSPRQYFPEDLPTWPQPLRFVDCGAYTGDTVQEMRAAGLAFEAVATFEPNLENYAVLVPTLSDLHAVNFPCGVSDGNRRIGFDGALGAGGHLVESGGDTVTCVRLDDALPGFAPNLIKMDIEGEEPAALEGARNMLSQYRPNLAISVYHRAEHLWSIFEQLQGYGLPYRYYLRCHAHSSFDTVLYAVNSLEVTP; from the coding sequence ATGTTTGAGGGCCAGCGCTTCGATCATGTGCTGGTCTACGGTGCACGGTTAGCCGGCCAGCGGGTCCAGGCTTACCTGGCGGATCAAGACATCAGGGTCAGCGCCTTTTTGGACCGTGATACGTCCCTGAACCAGGTAGATGGCATTTCTGTCGCCAGTGCCCAAGACTGGGCGACCCGCCATGATCCGGCAACTGCTTGCGTGGTCATTGGGCTGTTCAACAATTATGTGGATGTCGGCGAAGTCGTGACCCAGTTGCAGCAATTGGGTTATGGCTATGTTGTCAGCCTTGTCGAATTCGTTCGTCATTTTCCCGAAGGGCAGCCATTTCGTTACTGGTTGGTGGACCCGCGTTACTACGAGGCCAATGCTGATCGGATCGCCCATTTGCGCGAGAACCTTGCCGATGAAATCAGTCGGGAGCTGCTGGATCGCATCGTTGATTTTCGGATTTCGGGTGATTATTCGCGGTTGCCCGCTCCTTCGCCCCGACAGTATTTTCCTGAAGACCTGCCTACTTGGCCGCAGCCGCTGCGTTTTGTCGACTGCGGTGCCTATACGGGAGACACCGTTCAGGAGATGCGCGCTGCAGGACTGGCGTTCGAAGCCGTAGCCACATTTGAACCCAACCTCGAGAACTATGCCGTACTTGTCCCCACCCTGAGTGATCTACACGCGGTGAATTTCCCTTGTGGCGTTTCCGACGGCAACCGGCGAATAGGATTCGATGGCGCGCTGGGCGCAGGCGGTCATCTCGTCGAGTCGGGAGGGGACACGGTGACATGCGTGCGCCTGGATGATGCCTTGCCAGGCTTCGCCCCGAACCTGATCAAAATGGACATCGAAGGTGAAGAGCCTGCGGCGTTGGAAGGTGCCAGGAACATGCTGAGTCAATACAGGCCGAACCTGGCCATCAGCGTCTATCACCGGGCAGAGCATCTATGGAGCATCTTCGAGCAGTTGCAAGGTTATGGCCTGCCATACCGCTACTACCTGCGCTGCCATGCCCATAGCAGCTTCGACACCGTGTTGTACGCCGTGAACAGCCTTGAGGTCACACCATGA
- a CDS encoding class I SAM-dependent methyltransferase, whose translation MSQAETSSYWDSFYSSRKKGAPAYPSQFAAFAVNELTDIDGVIEFGCGNGRDSEFFATCGFDLLGLDASVEAIELCRSRSAHEHTRYVQCLAGAAKDEIKGFLVNKRKVAVYARFFLHAIDENEANAFLDLLSVLLPPESQVFFEYRTIDDADQDKTFGTDHYRRYVNHQDMLANIERAGFRVTYQIEGRGLAKFRDEDAKVGRCVASKN comes from the coding sequence ATGAGCCAAGCAGAAACATCGAGCTACTGGGATTCGTTCTACAGCAGCCGAAAAAAAGGTGCGCCGGCTTATCCGTCGCAATTCGCGGCCTTCGCCGTCAACGAGTTGACCGATATAGACGGTGTGATTGAATTCGGTTGTGGCAATGGCCGCGACAGTGAGTTCTTCGCGACCTGTGGGTTCGATCTCCTAGGACTCGATGCTTCCGTAGAAGCGATCGAATTGTGTCGCTCCCGAAGTGCCCATGAACACACTCGCTATGTGCAATGCCTCGCTGGTGCGGCCAAGGACGAGATCAAGGGGTTCCTGGTCAACAAGCGCAAGGTGGCTGTCTATGCGCGGTTTTTCCTGCATGCAATCGATGAAAACGAAGCCAATGCATTCCTGGACTTGCTCAGCGTGCTATTGCCGCCAGAGAGCCAGGTGTTTTTCGAATACCGCACGATCGATGATGCCGACCAGGACAAAACCTTCGGAACCGACCACTACCGGCGATATGTGAACCATCAGGACATGCTGGCTAACATCGAGCGTGCCGGCTTTCGCGTGACCTACCAGATCGAGGGCCGTGGTCTGGCGAAATTTCGTGACGAAGACGCCAAGGTCGGCCGCTGCGTCGCATCGAAAAATTAG
- a CDS encoding nucleoside-diphosphate sugar epimerase/dehydratase produces the protein MQDLQGKKLVLFGAGKSGGLFIEQNRDLDILAIVDNDPQKQGQAFFGYPVIAADQIVASGCEVIVITSVWSQSILAQLETLGLGDIPTVIPGKREMKGMRDVHPFSHPQTKAVARELVVTLGALTDAAGIDLYLDFGTLLGALREGDFIPWDDDIDFSVNDAQFEALVALVRSNKHRLPQRDGVVWNVELIATHGFDFAIRITCENAEGGDQIIPFETDIARRVRRDGSAVVIGAMPEWFCPQAHFEGFDDLQLFGVSLKAPNDAFGYLDFVYGEWRVPKKDMSFADYNHSGEVVFEHYDNSIRQL, from the coding sequence ATGCAGGATCTGCAAGGCAAAAAACTCGTGCTGTTCGGCGCAGGCAAGAGCGGGGGGCTGTTTATCGAACAAAACCGCGACCTGGACATTCTCGCGATCGTGGATAACGACCCACAAAAGCAGGGGCAGGCATTCTTTGGTTATCCGGTTATCGCTGCCGATCAGATCGTCGCCAGTGGGTGTGAAGTGATCGTCATCACCAGCGTCTGGTCGCAAAGCATCCTGGCTCAGCTTGAAACGCTGGGCTTGGGAGACATACCTACCGTCATTCCGGGTAAGCGTGAGATGAAGGGCATGCGCGATGTGCACCCGTTCTCCCACCCACAAACCAAGGCAGTTGCCCGCGAGCTGGTCGTGACGCTGGGCGCGCTGACGGACGCTGCCGGGATCGACCTCTACCTCGACTTCGGTACGTTGTTGGGGGCGCTACGTGAAGGTGATTTCATTCCTTGGGATGACGACATTGACTTCTCGGTAAACGATGCTCAATTCGAGGCCCTTGTTGCGCTGGTACGTAGCAATAAGCACCGCCTGCCGCAACGCGACGGCGTGGTGTGGAATGTTGAACTGATCGCCACCCATGGGTTTGATTTTGCCATCAGGATTACTTGCGAGAACGCCGAAGGGGGCGACCAGATCATCCCGTTCGAGACGGACATTGCCCGTCGTGTGCGGCGTGATGGATCGGCGGTAGTGATTGGCGCCATGCCTGAATGGTTTTGCCCGCAAGCGCATTTCGAAGGCTTCGACGACCTCCAATTATTCGGCGTGTCGTTGAAAGCGCCCAATGATGCTTTCGGCTATCTCGACTTCGTGTATGGCGAATGGCGTGTGCCTAAAAAAGACATGTCGTTTGCCGATTACAACCACTCCGGAGAAGTGGTATTCGAGCACTACGACAACTCCATCAGACAGCTCTGA
- a CDS encoding NAD-dependent epimerase/dehydratase family protein produces MKVSLGSSVVAADIQRIVCHLQPRDLLAGQRILLTGCTGFFGKWILATIAHLNLGGACIDVTAISRSPRAFLSEYPEYSDPGWITWLQHDVQSPLDFIQARHFDLVLHAATDTLAGAQADPLRIFDTILNGARHVLDLALRTGVRRVLFTGTGAQYGPLEFGRPVSEDNPSSCASHLVSSAYAEAKRAQETLAVIYGQRYGLDVILARCFAFSGPGIALDAHFAIGNFVRDALWKDELLLQSSGRAVRSYLHGADLAGWLLTLLARGAAANAYNVGSDKGLTIAELAYKVVDRIAPGKSVRILGVDDAAQARSYYVPDIEKARALGLDDWTSLDQSIDCMARWIRENP; encoded by the coding sequence ATGAAAGTGAGCCTGGGATCCTCTGTCGTCGCTGCCGATATCCAGCGAATCGTTTGTCATCTGCAGCCGCGGGATCTGCTGGCGGGCCAACGGATCCTGCTCACAGGTTGCACGGGTTTTTTTGGCAAATGGATACTTGCCACGATTGCCCATCTGAATCTTGGGGGAGCGTGTATCGACGTGACGGCGATTTCGCGATCGCCTCGGGCGTTTTTGTCTGAATACCCCGAGTACAGCGATCCGGGCTGGATCACCTGGTTGCAGCATGATGTCCAGTCGCCTCTGGATTTCATACAGGCGCGTCATTTCGACCTTGTACTGCACGCGGCTACCGACACTCTGGCGGGGGCTCAAGCTGATCCCTTGCGAATCTTTGACACAATCCTGAATGGGGCCCGTCATGTACTCGATCTGGCTCTACGGACGGGGGTACGGCGCGTTCTATTTACCGGAACGGGAGCGCAATACGGGCCTCTCGAATTTGGTCGGCCGGTTTCGGAAGACAACCCGTCGTCCTGCGCCAGCCATCTGGTCAGCAGCGCCTATGCCGAGGCCAAGCGTGCTCAGGAGACCCTGGCGGTCATTTACGGTCAGCGCTACGGACTGGACGTCATCCTGGCGCGTTGTTTTGCTTTTTCCGGGCCGGGAATCGCGCTTGACGCGCATTTTGCAATCGGTAACTTCGTCAGGGATGCGTTGTGGAAGGACGAGTTGTTGCTTCAGTCAAGTGGCCGGGCAGTGCGAAGCTATCTTCATGGGGCTGACTTGGCGGGTTGGTTGTTGACTTTGTTGGCGCGGGGGGCTGCGGCAAATGCTTACAACGTTGGGTCGGACAAAGGACTCACGATAGCGGAGCTGGCCTATAAAGTCGTTGACCGCATCGCGCCGGGCAAATCGGTGAGGATACTGGGTGTCGACGATGCCGCCCAGGCGCGCTCCTATTATGTGCCTGATATTGAAAAGGCCCGAGCGTTGGGGCTGGATGATTGGACATCGCTGGATCAATCCATCGATTGCATGGCCCGATGGATCCGCGAAAATCCCTGA